The following proteins are co-located in the Chryseobacterium daecheongense genome:
- a CDS encoding phosphatidylinositol-specific phospholipase C1-like protein produces the protein MKKAAVFLLSLSPYFLLWAQRQNLDDVKMNEIQVIGSHNSYKKAILPEVYDFLAKKDSLHSLPKIQYEHIAIPEQLDLGLRNLELDVYADSKGGKYAHPKILDLVKTKQPFDPEGKMKKPGYKMIHITDIDYQTWYYTLEECLKDLKKWSDAHPDHDPIFITLEPKDGGANTFGTEPEHYTSQLFDDLDNELKKYLGKNKIITPDDIRGSYTTLNEAVLHKNWPTVKNAKGKFLFVLDNDGENRDLYIKGHASLSGRMIFTNSVPGTPEAAVLFRNDPGPEIRELVLKGYIIRTRADADTMEARAGDYSRFEKAKASGAQIISTDYYLPSRLFKSDYKVSFENNTYERKNPVNGQ, from the coding sequence ATGAAAAAGGCTGCCGTTTTTCTGTTATCCTTATCACCCTATTTTTTGCTATGGGCACAGAGACAGAATCTGGATGATGTAAAGATGAATGAAATCCAGGTGATCGGCTCCCATAACAGCTATAAGAAAGCAATCCTTCCTGAGGTGTATGATTTTCTGGCAAAAAAAGATTCATTACATTCCCTGCCTAAAATTCAATACGAGCATATCGCGATCCCGGAACAGCTGGATTTAGGATTACGGAACCTCGAACTTGATGTGTATGCAGACAGCAAAGGCGGAAAATATGCCCACCCGAAAATTTTAGATCTTGTCAAAACAAAACAACCTTTTGATCCGGAAGGGAAAATGAAAAAGCCGGGATACAAAATGATCCATATTACGGATATTGATTATCAGACCTGGTATTACACACTTGAAGAGTGTTTAAAGGATCTTAAAAAATGGTCCGACGCACACCCTGATCACGACCCTATATTCATTACCCTGGAACCTAAAGATGGCGGAGCCAACACATTCGGAACCGAACCGGAGCACTATACAAGCCAATTATTCGATGACCTTGATAACGAGCTTAAAAAGTACCTCGGTAAAAACAAGATCATCACCCCGGATGATATTCGCGGATCCTATACCACATTGAACGAAGCAGTCCTTCACAAGAACTGGCCGACCGTAAAAAATGCCAAAGGAAAGTTTCTTTTTGTGCTGGATAACGACGGAGAAAACAGGGATCTCTATATCAAGGGACACGCTTCTTTATCGGGAAGGATGATATTCACTAATTCAGTACCCGGAACCCCGGAAGCTGCAGTATTGTTCAGGAATGATCCCGGTCCTGAAATCCGGGAACTCGTACTAAAAGGATATATTATCCGCACCAGGGCAGATGCAGATACTATGGAAGCGAGAGCCGGAGATTATTCAAGGTTTGAAAAAGCCAAAGCAAGCGGGGCACAAATAATTTCAACAGATTATTACTTACCCAGCAGGCTTTTTAAATCAGATTATAAGGTAAGTTTTGAAAATAATACTTATGAAAGAAAAAATCCGGTAAACGGACAATAA